The proteins below are encoded in one region of Triticum aestivum cultivar Chinese Spring chromosome 1B, IWGSC CS RefSeq v2.1, whole genome shotgun sequence:
- the LOC123145089 gene encoding aspartic proteinase NANA, chloroplast produces the protein MARCGVAVLVLILLACVAAAAAGGGDHHHRRGSRASARLRLVPAAPGASLAERARDDRHRHAYISRRLASASPSRRRAAETSTAPGPEASAFAMPLTSGAYTGTGQYFVRFRVGTPAQPFVLVADTGSDLTWVKCRGASPPSAASPSGSPRVFRPADSKSWAPIPCSSDTCKSYVPFSLANCSAGTAPCAYDYRYKDNSSARGVVGTDAATIALSGSNGGGGTDRKAKLQEVVLGCTTSYDGQSFQASDGVLSLGNSNISFASRAAARFGGRFSYCLVDHLAPRNTSSYLTFGPDASNGAAQSPSRTPLLLDAQVAPFYAVTVDAVSVAGEALDIPADVWDVKKSGGAILDSGTSLTILATPAYKAVVAALSKQLAGVPRVTMDPFEYCYNWTATSTPPAVPRLEVRFAGSARLQPPTKSYVIDAAPGVKCIGLQEGIWPGVSVIGNILQQEHLWEFDLANRWLRFKESRCAQ, from the exons ATGGCGCGTTGTGGGGTCGCCGTTCTCGTTCTGATCCTGCTGGCCTGTGTCGCTGCGGCGGCTGCTGGCGGTGGGGATCACCACCACCGGCGGGGCAGCAGGGCGTCGGCGCGGCTGCGGCTCGTGCCCGCCGCTCCGGGCGCGTcactggcagagcgcgcgcgggaCGACCGGCACCGGCACGCCTACATCTCTCGGAGGCTGGCGTCGGCGTCGCCAAGCCGGCGGCGCGCGGCCGAGACGTCGACGGCCCCGGGCCCGGAGGCGTCGGCGTTCGCGATGCCCCTGACGTCGGGCGCGTACACGGGCACGGGGCAGTACTTCGTGCGGTTCCGCGTGGGCACCCCCGCGCAGCCCTTCGTGCTCGTCGCCGACACCGGCAGCGACCTCACCTGGGTCAAGTGCCGCGGCGCGTCCCCGCCGTCGGCCGCGTCTCCGTCAGGCTCGCCGCGCGTGTTCCGGCCGGCGGACTCCAAGTCGTGGGCGCCCATCCCGTGCTCCTCCGACACGTGCAAGTCCTACGtccccttctccctcgccaactGCTCCGCCGGCACCGCCCCCTGCGCCTACGACTACAG GTACAAGGACAACTCGTCGGCCCGCGGCGTGGTGGGCACGGACGCGGCCACCATCGCCCTCTCCGGCTCCAACGGAGGCGGCGGCACGGACAGGAAGGCCAAGCTGCAGGAGGTGGTGCTGGGCTGCACCACCTCCTACGACGGCCAGAGCTTCCAGGCCTCCGACGGCGTGCTCAGCCTCGGCAACAGCAACATCTCTttcgcctcccgcgccgccgcgcgcTTCGGCGGCCGCTTCTCCTACTGCCTCGTCGACCACCTCGCCCCGCGCAACACCTCCAGCTACCTCACCTTCGGCCCCGACGCCTCCAACGGCGCCGCGCAGTCGCCgtcgaggacgccgctgctgctcGACGCCCAGGTGGCCCCGTTCTACGCCGTCACGGTCGACGCCGTCTCCGTCGCCGGGGAGGCGCTCGACATCCCCGCCGACGTGTGGGACGTCAAGAAGAGCGGCGGCGCCATCCTCGACTCCGGCACCAGCCTCACCATCCTCGCCACCCCGGCGTACAAGGCGGTGGTGGCCGCGCTGAGCAAGCAGCTCGCGGGAGTGCCGCGGGTGACCATGGATCCCTTCGAGTACTGCTACAACTGGACGGCCACGAGCACGCCGCCGGCCGTCCCGAGGCTGGAGGTGCGGTTCGCCGGGTCGGCGCGGCTTCAGCCCCCGACCAAGAGCTACGTCATCGACGCGGCGCCCGGCGTCAAGTGCATCGGGCTCCAGGAGGGCATCTGGCCCGGGGTGTCCGTCATCGGCAACATCCTGCAGCAGGAGCACCTCTGGGAGTTCGACCTCGCCAACCGCTGGCTTAGGTTTAAGGAGAGTCGCTGTGCACAGTAA